CGACGAGGGCTCCGCCACCCAGGTCATGGTCACCGGCCTGAACGCGCAACAGCTCGGCGCGCTCATCGCCCAGATGCGCCGTCTCAACAACCGGCTCTCCAACCGGCAGGTGCGCATCCTCCTGCACCGCCTCACCTTCGACGTGGTGAAGGAGTGCCGCAGGAGCCTGGGACAGGCCGAGGTGCGCCACGCCCAGGAGTTGGCGCTCCAGCACCTGCGGCTCCAGGCCTACGAGTACTGCCTGCCCTGACTCCAGAGTGGTGACGGTCGTCACCAGGTGATGACAGCCGTCACCCGGGTCCCCCCCGGTTTCGATGGTGACAGCCGTCACCAGTCTCACTGGAAGAGCCCCCGTCAGCGGGCAAAACCCCGTCTCTTCGGGCACTTTTCGATGACGCGGCGCGTGGCACACATCCTGCTCTAGTCTGTGCGCAACAACCACTCAGTGGGTGCGGGACACCCATCCAACCACAGCGAGCACACCATGCAGATCCCCACGCAGTTCCAGAAGCCCTCCCTGCCCCCCACCACCGCGCCGTCCCTCTCCCGCGCCCCCGAGGCGAAGCTCCAGACGCCCTCGGCGAGGGCCACGGACCGCGCCACCTCCGGCTTCGAGGCGCGCTCGAGCTTCGCTCCGGCCAGCAAGTCCCCGGTGGCGCTCACGGACACCCCCGCTCCCACGAGCAAGGGCGCCCTGCCCCTGAACAGCCCGCAGGCCCAGGCCGCCATCCAGAAGACGCTCGACTTCGTCCAGCGGGGGCAGCCGGGTGCGGCGAGCCGGGGCCTGGTGCCCACCACGGATGCCTCCAAGACCCTGTCGCCCCGCGCCGTCGAGCGTGACGCGTTGGGTATGACGCATGTGCGCATGGATCGCGTGCACGAGGGCGTGAAGGTCTTCGGCGAGCAGGTCATCGGCCACCTCGACCGCGAGGGCAAGGTGGCGGGCCTCACCGGCAATGTCTCCTCCATCCCGGCCGGGCTGGGCAAGACGGAGCCGAAGCTGTCGGCCAAGGAGGCCCTGGCGGTGGCCCAGAAGGACTTCGCGGGCCGGACGGACCGGGAGCCCTCGGTGCAGCGCGCCATCTACCAGGCGAAGGATGGCAGCTACCACTCGGCCTTCCACGTGGAGCTCACCAACACCTCGAAGCTCCAGGGGAGCGAGCGCCCGCGGCGGATGAACTACCTGGTCGACGCCAACTCGGGCGAGCTGCTCGAGAAGTTCAACCAGATCGGCGGCATCGAGCTACCCCACAAGGGGGGCGCCCAGGCCGCGTCCGCGAAGAGCGCCACGCCGGCCCCGGCGTCGGGCAAGGTCTCCACGCCGGACACCGAGCCCACGAGCAAGGCGGATGACACCACGCTCTACAGCGGCAAGGTGGACCTCTCCACCACGAAGAACAAGGACGGCACCTACAGCCTGGAGGACAGCACGCGCGGCAAGGGCGTGGTGACGTACGACGCGCAGAACAAGGAGGAGGCCAGCAACCCGGTGAAGATCACCGACAAGAACAACGTGTGGGGCGAGTCGGCGGACCCCACGCGCAACCGCTCCGCGGTGGACGCGCACTACGGCGCGGAGATGACGTACGACTTCCTCAAGAACGTGCTGGGCCGCGACTCGCTGGATGGCAAGGGCGAGAAGCTCGTGTCCAACGTGCACATCGGCACCGACTTCGTGAACGCGTACTGGGACGGCAAGCAGATGAACTACGGCGATGGAGACGGGAAGGACGCGGGCCCGCTCACCACGCTGGACATCGCCGGCCATGAAATCGCCCACGGCCTGACCGAGCGCACCGCCGGCCTCATCTACAGCGGCGAGTCCGGGGGCCTCAACGAGGCGATGAGCGACATCATCGGCACGGGCGTGGAGTGGTACGCCAGCCAGAAGAACAAGGCGGTGGAGTTCGACTGGAAGATGGGCGAGGACGCGTGGACGCCGGCCAATGGCGACGGGGACGCGCTGCGCTACATGGATGACCCGACGAAGGACGGCTACTCCATCGACAACTACAAGAACTTCCCGAAGCAGACGGAGGTGCACGGCTCGAGCGGCATCGCCAACAACGCCTTCTATCTGCTGGTCAACGGCGGCACCAACCGCACCTCGGGCCAGCAGGTGAAGGAGGGCCTCGGGATGGAGAAGGGCCTCCAGGTCTACTACCGGGCCCTGGAGCACTACATGACGCCGAAGACCACCTTCGCCCAGGCGCGTCAGGCGACCGTCCAGGCCGCGACGGACCTCTTCGGGGCCAACTCCGCGGAGCTGCAGAAGGTGAAGGACAGCTGGAGCGCGGTGGGCGTGAACTGAACGGGTGCCGATGACCCGAAAAATCGGGCACCGCTCTCCTGGGTGGGTGGCAACGGTCCGCTGCACAGGAGAGCCCATGAAACGTTCGATTCGCTCCGCCGCCTTCCTCGCGGCCATCCAGCTGTTTGGCACTGCTTGCGGTGGGCAGGACACGCTTCCTCTGGAGCTGGAGGAAGGGACCCTGACCGCCGCCGCCTGCTCCGAGTGGGCGGAAGGCAATACCTACACGGCCGGGCAGGCCGTCACCTATCAGGGCGCGGCGTACACGGCGCTGGTCACCCACACCGCCTATGTCGGTACCAACTGGAACCCCAGGGACACCCCGTCCCTGTGGTCGCCCGGGGGCAACTGCGGCACGCCCGCGTTCACCGTGAGCCTGTCGGCGAGCCCGACCACGCTCACCGCGGCGGGCAGCATCGGCCTGACGGCGCAGCTGAGCGGCGGCACGGGCACGAAGGTGGAGTTCTACCGGGGCAGCACGCTGCTGGGCACGGACACCAACGGCGCGGATGGCTGGAAGGCCTCGGACGCGTTCAGCGCGTCGACGCAGAACGGCACCTACAGCTACACGGCCAAGGCGTACACCTCCACCACCAACGCGACCAGCTCGGCGGTGAGCGTGACGGTCAACATCGGCGGGCAGCCGCCGCCCAGCAGCATTCCGAAGCACGCGCTCATCGGCTACTGGCAGAACTTCGACAACGGCGCCAAGACGCTGCGCATCCGCGACGTGCCGGCCGCCTACGACGTCATCATCGTGGCCTTCGCCGAGCAGACCGCCATCCCCGGCCAGGTCACCTTCGCCGTGGATCCGGGCCTCTCCAACGCCCTGGGCGGCTACTCCAAGGCGGACTTCATCGCCGACGTCCGCGCCAAGCAGGCCGCGGGCAAGAAGGTCGTCCTCTCCATCGGCGGCGAGCGTGGCAACGTCACCATCAACAGCTCGGCGACCGTCACCGCCTTCGTCGACAGCTTCTACGCGCTGATGAACGAGTACGGCTTCGACGGGCTCGACATCGACCTGGAGCACGGCATCGACGCCGCCAACCTGAGCACCGCCTCGCGGCAGCTCGCCAATAAGGTCGGCTCGCGCTTCGTGCTTACCATGGCCCCCCAGACGCTCGATGTGCAGACGGGCGGCCGGTACATGCCGCTCATCAACAACACCAAGGACATCATCACCATCGTCCACACCCAGTACTACAACTCGGGCGCCATGCTGGGCCGCGATGGCAAGGTGTACAGCCAGGGCACGGTGGACTTCATCACCGCGCAGGCGGACCTGCTCCTGGCCACCCTGCGCGCCGACCAGGTCGCGCTCGGCGTGCCGGCCACCGCGCAGGGCGCTGGCAGCGGCTACGTGAGCCCCTCGGTGGTCAACGCGGCCCTGAGCTGCCTGGCCCTGGGCACCAACTGCGGCAGCTACAAGCCCGTGGCGAAGTACGAGGCCATCCGCGGCGTGATGGACTGGTCCATCAGCTGGGACGGCACCAGCAACTGGGCCTTCTCCAACGCCGTGGAGCCGCACCTGAACTCGCTGCCCTGAGTGGCGGCACGAGGGCCCGGTGGCGGTTGCACCGGGCCTGTTTCACCCCGGCGGCGCGGCTCGTGGTAGGCAGGGGAGGCAATGAACCCTGCACAGACAGCGCCCCGGGTCCTCGTCGTCGGCTGTGGTGGAATCGGCGGCGTGCTCCTCTCGCGCATGGTGGAGGCGGGCCAGCGGGTGGCCGCGGTGGCGCGGCGCGAGGAGATCGCCAGCGTGCTGCGGACGCGCGGCCCGGTGCTGCGTGACGAGAAGGGCGAGCGCACCGTCCGAGGCGACCTGGAGGTCTTCGTCCAGCCGCCCCGGGAAGGCGCCTACGACTTCATCCTGCTCGCCACGCCACCGAATGGGGTGGAGGCGGCGGCCCGGGACACGGCGCACCTGCTCGCGCCGGACGGAGCCATGGTGGTGCTGCAGAACGGGCTCTGTGAGGAGCTGGTGGCCCAGGTGGTGGGCGAGACGCGAGTGCTCGGCGCCATCGTGGCCTGGGGCGCGTCGTCACCGGAGACGGGCGTCTACGAACGGACCTCCTCGGGGGGGTTCATGCTCGGCGCGCTCTCCGGCGAGCAGGACCCGAGGCTGCCGCGGCTGGCCGAGGTGCTGGGCGCGGTGAGCCAGGTGGCCTTCACGGGGAACCTGCGCGGAGCGCGCTGGAGCAAGCTGGCCATCAACTGCGCCATCTCCACGCTGGGCACGGTGGGAGGAAGCCGCGTGGGGCCGCTCCTGCGGCACCGCTTCGTCCGACGGCTCGCGATGGAGGTCTTCACCGAGGTGTTCCAGGTGGCCCGGGCGGAGGGCGTGAAGGTGGAGAAGGTGGCCTCCACGGTGGACCTTGAGTGGCTCACGCTGGGCGAGTCGGAGCGGCACGCATCGGGCTCCCCTTCCCTGCTCCTCAAGCACGCGATGCTGCTGGCCATCGGCGCGCGCTACCGCCGGCTCCGCTCGTCCATGCTGGCGGCCATCGAGCGGGGACGCGAGCCGCCGGTGGACTTCCTGAATGGCGAGGTGGTCCGGCGCGGGAAGGCGCATGGCATCCCGGTGCCGGTGAACGAGCGCTTGCTGGAAGCGGTCCACGCCATGGCCCGGCGCGAGCTGGCGCCCGGCGTGGAGACGCTCCGCCGCATCCACGAGCAGACCCGACCCCAGGGCCGCTGACCCGGGCGCGCGCCGCGCGAACTGGTCTGACTGTCAGACCAGTTGGTGAAAAACGCGCCCGGGAGGCGCTCCGGTCACGGCAACTTCCGGGAGCGAAGCCGTCAGGGGATGGGGTAGCTCAACCCGTACCCGATGGGGTAGAGGCTCGAGGAGGGCTTGCCCGCCTCCGGGATGTTCACGGGCAGCAGGCCGGTGGGGTTGATCACCCCCAGCAGAACCTTGGCGAGCGCCCGCATGGAGACGGGACGGTAGCCATAGGTGGCCACGACGGTGGGCGCGTCTCCCAGGTAGCCCACGTCGTAGGGCTCGCGCACCGAGACGACCACCACCGGCTTCTGCGTGGAGCGCAGCGCGCTGACCAGCTGCAACTGGGACGGGTTCTCCCAGGCCCGCGAGGTCAACACCACGACGACATCCACCTGCTCGGCCGCCGCCACCGCCTGGTCGATGGCCGACTGGGCCGGGGCGATGCCCGTCTGCAGCACCTGCGCGGAGACCCACCGCTTCGACAACTCCTCCCCCAGCGCCGCGGTGGTCGCCACGCCCCAGCCGGTGACCAGCACCTTGCTCACCGGCGCCTTCAGCGGCAGCACCCGCGCGTCGTTGCGCAGCAGGGTGATGGAGCGGGCCGTGATGGACTCGGCCGCGTCCAGGTGGCTGGCGGCTCCCACCTGCGCCAGAGCCGCCTCATCGACCAGGGGCTCGGCCAGCAGACCGCGCTTCTGCTTGAGGGCGAGGATGCGGCCCACGGCCTCGTCCAGCCGCTCCTGACTGAGCTCGCCCCCGCGCACCGCCGCCAGCACGGCGTTGTAGGCCACGTCGATCTTCGGCGGCATGAGGAGCAGGTCCACGCCGGCCTTGAGGGCCTCCACCGGCACGCGCGCGTCGCTCTCGTCACCGAAGGGCCGCGCGCCCGCCATGGCGAGCGAATCGCTGACCACCACGCCCGTGTAGCCCAGCTGGCCGCGCAGCAGGTCCGTCAGGATGGGCCGGCTCAGCGTCGCGGGCAGCCCCGAGGCATCCAACGAGGGCACCACGATGTGGGCGCTCATGATGGCATCCACCCCCGCGTCGATGGCCGCCACGAACGGCGGCAGGTCCACCGCGTCGAGCTGCTGCGTGCTGCGGGAGATGATGGGCAGCCCGAAGTGGCTGTCGACATCGGTGTCCCCATGACCGGGGAAGTGCTTGGCGGAGGCGGCGATGCCCCCGGCCTGCATGCCGCGGATCTGCGTCTGGACGAAGCCGGACACCAGCGCGGGGTCCACCCCGAAGGAGCGCACGCCGATGACGGGGTTGAGCGGGTTGCTGTTGACGTCCGCGACCGGACCGAAGTTCTGGTTGATGCCCAGGGCGCGCAGCTCGCGCCCGGTGATGCGCGCGGCCTCGTGGGCGTCCTGGAGGCGGCGGGTCGCTCCGAGCGCCATGCTGCCCGGGAACTGGGTGACCGGCTCACCCACGCGCGTCACCACGCCGTGCTCCTGGTCCGTGGCGATGAGCAGCGGAATGCCCGGCGCCTGGCGCATCGCCACCTGCTGGAGCCCCCTGGAGAGCGCGGAGATCTGCCGGGGGTTGTTCAGGTTGTTGGACCAGGTGAAGTAGATGATGCCGCCCAGGTGGTAGCGCGAGATGAGCTGCTCGGCGTTGTCCACCCCGTGGTCCTTCTGGTTGGACGCGATCATGCTCGCGTTCGGATCCGCGGCCTGCTCTCCGTAGGCGTACGTCATGAAGAGCTGACCCACCTTCTCCTCGAGGGTCATGTCCTTCAGCCGGCAGGGCACCCAGTCCGCCGCATGGATGTCGTCCTTCTGCTGGCAGGGCGTGGGGGGCGGGGTGACTTCATCCTTGCCACAACCCGTGCTTCCGAATGACAGACAGACGAGTGCCGCCGTCAGCAGCACGTGCTTCCGCTGATGCTCCACCATTCCTCGTTCCTCTTCTCGCAGGGCCGCTGACCGTCCACGGCCGGGGGGCCGGAAAGATGCCTCACCGCGCTGACAAGAAGGAGGGGGAAGGAGTCCCGCTCACTTCCTATTGTTGGAGGACTTACCGGAGCCCTTGCGCAGCCGCGCCGTGACAGTGACCAGCGAGTCCCGAGGGCACGGGGTGCGGTGCGTCGCCTTCTGGAAGCCCCGCAGGGTGAACTCGACGACGAGCGTCCTGCCCGGCACGCAGTCGAGCCCCACCGTCACGGGGGTGTCGCCCTGGTCCACGCCATTCACCCGGACGTTGGCACCGGAAGGTTGCGACTCGAGCGACAGGAGGGCCCCCTTGAAGGCGGTGCGCTCCTCCCGGGTCGGCTTCTCCGTCTCCGGGGGTGGCTCCCCCTCGGAGGCGGCGGGCTCGTCCCCGCCCGGCTTCGAGGCAGGAGTGGGCTCGGAGCTCGAAGAGGCGGAGGTGGGCGAGAGGGTGATGAGGCGAGGCGTGGAGGACACCTCCCCCCTCAGCAACGGGAGGACGAACAACCCGGCCGCGGCCAGCCCGCAGAGCGCGGAGGCCAGCTTCAGCACCGCGGCCACCAGCTCCCCCGCCGAGGCCGTCGGCCTGGGGGGCTTCCCCACCGGACCGACGGAAGACCGCGGCGAGCCCGCCTGGACCGCGCCAGTCTCCTCGGGCCGAGAGCCCGGCTGCATCGCGCCGTTCACGTGTCCACCTCCGACGCCCGGGTTTCAGCCGACCACACGGAAGACCTCGCGCAGGGTCGTGGCCCCGGCCCGCGCACGCTCCAGGCCCGCCGCGAGCAGCGGCACCATGCCCTCCTTCACGGCGGCATCGTGCGTCTGGGACGTGGGCACCTTGGTGTTGATGCACTCGCGGATGGTCGGGGTGACGGTCAGCACCTCGTAGAGGGCGGTGCGTCCCAGGAAGCCCGAGCCGCCGCACTTCGCGCACCCCGACGCCCCGTAGAACGGGCCCGCGGTGGGCAGCCCCGCCGCGTTGAGCCGGAGGACCTCCTCGTGCTCGGGCTGGAAGGGGACGCGGCAATGCGGGCACAGCGTGCGCACCAGCCGCTGCGAGATGCTGGCCACCGAGGCGGACGCGAGCAGGAAGGGCTCCACCCCCATCTCGATGAGCCGGTTGAAGACGCCCGCCGCCGAGTTCGCATGCACCGTCGTCAGCAGCAGGTGTCCGCTCAACCCCGCCTGGATGGCCGTGCGCGCCGTCTCCGCGTCGCGAATCTCTCCCACCATGATGACGTTGGGATCCTGCCGGAGCACGGACCGCAGGCCCTGGGCGAAGGTGAAGCCCTGCTCGGTGTTCACCTGCGTCTGGGAGAAGAGCGGCACATCGAACTCCACCGGATCCTCGATGGTGGCGATGCGCGTCATGTCACCGCGCGTCCGCTTGATGTAGCCCAGCGAGGCATACAGCGTCGTCGTCTTGCCGCTGCCCGTGGCTCCCGCCACGAAGATGACGCCCTGCGGCCGGTCGAGCACCCGCTGGTAGGGCCCGAGGATGGCCGGCGGGAAGCCCAGGTTGGACAGCTCCGGCAGCCGCACGCTGCTGCGCGCGATGCGCAGCGCCACCGACTCGCCGTGGTTGGTGGGCAGCAGCGACACGCGGATGTCCGCGGGGCCGTCCGGCGTG
This is a stretch of genomic DNA from Archangium violaceum. It encodes these proteins:
- a CDS encoding M4 family metallopeptidase; its protein translation is MQIPTQFQKPSLPPTTAPSLSRAPEAKLQTPSARATDRATSGFEARSSFAPASKSPVALTDTPAPTSKGALPLNSPQAQAAIQKTLDFVQRGQPGAASRGLVPTTDASKTLSPRAVERDALGMTHVRMDRVHEGVKVFGEQVIGHLDREGKVAGLTGNVSSIPAGLGKTEPKLSAKEALAVAQKDFAGRTDREPSVQRAIYQAKDGSYHSAFHVELTNTSKLQGSERPRRMNYLVDANSGELLEKFNQIGGIELPHKGGAQAASAKSATPAPASGKVSTPDTEPTSKADDTTLYSGKVDLSTTKNKDGTYSLEDSTRGKGVVTYDAQNKEEASNPVKITDKNNVWGESADPTRNRSAVDAHYGAEMTYDFLKNVLGRDSLDGKGEKLVSNVHIGTDFVNAYWDGKQMNYGDGDGKDAGPLTTLDIAGHEIAHGLTERTAGLIYSGESGGLNEAMSDIIGTGVEWYASQKNKAVEFDWKMGEDAWTPANGDGDALRYMDDPTKDGYSIDNYKNFPKQTEVHGSSGIANNAFYLLVNGGTNRTSGQQVKEGLGMEKGLQVYYRALEHYMTPKTTFAQARQATVQAATDLFGANSAELQKVKDSWSAVGVN
- a CDS encoding chitinase; the protein is MKRSIRSAAFLAAIQLFGTACGGQDTLPLELEEGTLTAAACSEWAEGNTYTAGQAVTYQGAAYTALVTHTAYVGTNWNPRDTPSLWSPGGNCGTPAFTVSLSASPTTLTAAGSIGLTAQLSGGTGTKVEFYRGSTLLGTDTNGADGWKASDAFSASTQNGTYSYTAKAYTSTTNATSSAVSVTVNIGGQPPPSSIPKHALIGYWQNFDNGAKTLRIRDVPAAYDVIIVAFAEQTAIPGQVTFAVDPGLSNALGGYSKADFIADVRAKQAAGKKVVLSIGGERGNVTINSSATVTAFVDSFYALMNEYGFDGLDIDLEHGIDAANLSTASRQLANKVGSRFVLTMAPQTLDVQTGGRYMPLINNTKDIITIVHTQYYNSGAMLGRDGKVYSQGTVDFITAQADLLLATLRADQVALGVPATAQGAGSGYVSPSVVNAALSCLALGTNCGSYKPVAKYEAIRGVMDWSISWDGTSNWAFSNAVEPHLNSLP
- a CDS encoding ketopantoate reductase family protein, which produces MNPAQTAPRVLVVGCGGIGGVLLSRMVEAGQRVAAVARREEIASVLRTRGPVLRDEKGERTVRGDLEVFVQPPREGAYDFILLATPPNGVEAAARDTAHLLAPDGAMVVLQNGLCEELVAQVVGETRVLGAIVAWGASSPETGVYERTSSGGFMLGALSGEQDPRLPRLAEVLGAVSQVAFTGNLRGARWSKLAINCAISTLGTVGGSRVGPLLRHRFVRRLAMEVFTEVFQVARAEGVKVEKVASTVDLEWLTLGESERHASGSPSLLLKHAMLLAIGARYRRLRSSMLAAIERGREPPVDFLNGEVVRRGKAHGIPVPVNERLLEAVHAMARRELAPGVETLRRIHEQTRPQGR
- a CDS encoding glycoside hydrolase family 3 protein, whose amino-acid sequence is MVEHQRKHVLLTAALVCLSFGSTGCGKDEVTPPPTPCQQKDDIHAADWVPCRLKDMTLEEKVGQLFMTYAYGEQAADPNASMIASNQKDHGVDNAEQLISRYHLGGIIYFTWSNNLNNPRQISALSRGLQQVAMRQAPGIPLLIATDQEHGVVTRVGEPVTQFPGSMALGATRRLQDAHEAARITGRELRALGINQNFGPVADVNSNPLNPVIGVRSFGVDPALVSGFVQTQIRGMQAGGIAASAKHFPGHGDTDVDSHFGLPIISRSTQQLDAVDLPPFVAAIDAGVDAIMSAHIVVPSLDASGLPATLSRPILTDLLRGQLGYTGVVVSDSLAMAGARPFGDESDARVPVEALKAGVDLLLMPPKIDVAYNAVLAAVRGGELSQERLDEAVGRILALKQKRGLLAEPLVDEAALAQVGAASHLDAAESITARSITLLRNDARVLPLKAPVSKVLVTGWGVATTAALGEELSKRWVSAQVLQTGIAPAQSAIDQAVAAAEQVDVVVVLTSRAWENPSQLQLVSALRSTQKPVVVVSVREPYDVGYLGDAPTVVATYGYRPVSMRALAKVLLGVINPTGLLPVNIPEAGKPSSSLYPIGYGLSYPIP
- a CDS encoding PEGA domain-containing protein, which produces MNGAMQPGSRPEETGAVQAGSPRSSVGPVGKPPRPTASAGELVAAVLKLASALCGLAAAGLFVLPLLRGEVSSTPRLITLSPTSASSSSEPTPASKPGGDEPAASEGEPPPETEKPTREERTAFKGALLSLESQPSGANVRVNGVDQGDTPVTVGLDCVPGRTLVVEFTLRGFQKATHRTPCPRDSLVTVTARLRKGSGKSSNNRK
- a CDS encoding GspE/PulE family protein, with the translated sequence MLQPLRRAARAAWVLALLLLLGGVGLWWFQNPIQDVEVARRVGLQFLGLALTPALLGSVGLALALGTAGAFVEARSRRSERSLPQRQALSPLAVVDADVASVVREMLEELRQSLRGYIARSEPDMIAFVDVLMEGAISIGASDVHVHPLETGTRIAYRIHGVLEEVMMIPREHHPRLINRFKVLAKVVLFRSDRPQDGHFAFGTPDGPADIRVSLLPTNHGESVALRIARSSVRLPELSNLGFPPAILGPYQRVLDRPQGVIFVAGATGSGKTTTLYASLGYIKRTRGDMTRIATIEDPVEFDVPLFSQTQVNTEQGFTFAQGLRSVLRQDPNVIMVGEIRDAETARTAIQAGLSGHLLLTTVHANSAAGVFNRLIEMGVEPFLLASASVASISQRLVRTLCPHCRVPFQPEHEEVLRLNAAGLPTAGPFYGASGCAKCGGSGFLGRTALYEVLTVTPTIRECINTKVPTSQTHDAAVKEGMVPLLAAGLERARAGATTLREVFRVVG